CTTTTACGAAGGCGGCCGGCCCCACAAACTCGCGGTTGAACCAGCGGAAGGAGGGGCAGCTGGTGGTACACGAGCCGCACATGATGCATTTGGTGGTATCGTCGAAAATTGCCCTGTTGTCTATGGACTGGGTATACTCAGTGGCCGGGGCGGGTTCCTTAGGAATGAAGTAGGGCTTAACCTTCTCAAGGCCAGCGAAGAAAGGCCCCATGTCCACGATCAGATCCCGGATTACCTTCAGTCCCCTGATGGGCTTAATGCGGATACGCTTACTCTTGAGGTCCTGGACCAGTACCTGGCAGGCCAGGCGGTTGAGGCCGTTGATCTCCATGGCATCCGAGCCACATACCCCGTGGGCACACGACTTGCGGAAAGCGATGGTGCCATCTTCCTCGTCTTTGATGGCCATCATGACATCAAGGACCCGGTCTTTGGGATCGACATCCCTCACAAAGGTGTCGAAGCGCGACTCGTTCGTGTCCGGGTCATAGCGGAAAATCTCAACGGTTACCTGCATCTTAATACACCCTCGGCTTCGGTTGGAATTTGGTGATGGTCACCGGTTTGTAATCGAACTTGACTTTACCATCTTCCACATAGTGGATAAAGGTGTGTTTGAGCCAGTTACTATCATCCCGTTCGGGATAATCTTCCCGGGAGTGGGCCCCCCGGCTCTCATTGCGGTGCAGAGCACTTTCGGCAATGGTCCAGGCGGTGTCCAGGAGGAATCCCAGCTCGATGGCCTCCACCAGCTCCGTGTTGAAGTAGGCACTCTTGTCGGTTATGCCGACGGCCTT
The Candidatus Neomarinimicrobiota bacterium DNA segment above includes these coding regions:
- a CDS encoding succinate dehydrogenase iron-sulfur subunit, which encodes MQVTVEIFRYDPDTNESRFDTFVRDVDPKDRVLDVMMAIKDEEDGTIAFRKSCAHGVCGSDAMEINGLNRLACQVLVQDLKSKRIRIKPIRGLKVIRDLIVDMGPFFAGLEKVKPYFIPKEPAPATEYTQSIDNRAIFDDTTKCIMCGSCTTSCPSFRWFNREFVGPAAFVKAHRFIFDSRDGGNEERLPVLDDKDGLWRCHSIFNCTDACPREIQITKAIGDLKRYTVMHR